Genomic window (Rhododendron vialii isolate Sample 1 chromosome 4a, ASM3025357v1):
AACGATTCAAGGCGGCCACCATTCCGGTAAGAcgttgtacttccttgattgtgGTTGGAGCTCGGAGATTTTGCACGGCCGTAAGCTGGATTGGATCGGCTTCGATTCCTCGACGGCTCACCATGTAACCAAGGAACTTGCCGGAACTGACTCCGAACGCACATTTTTCTGCGTTGAGGCGTAGTTTTCGTCGTTTTAGAACTGCAAAGACTTCGCCCAAATCCCGAAGGTGGTCCCGAGCGAATTTACTTTTACATACCAAATCGTCGATGTAAGCCTCCAGTatgcgcccaagcatccctgagAACATCCTGGTTATGGTGCGCTGAAAAGTAGCCCTAGTATTCTTCAAGCCGAACGGAACAACCTTATAACAATAGGTTCCCCGAGGAGATATGAAAGCAGTCTTCTCTTGGTCTTCCTCCACCAGAGCAATCTGATGGTAGCCCCGATACGCATCCATGAAGCTGAGCCGCTCACATCCTGCTGTAGCATCCACTAGTTGTTCTATCCGAGGAAGTGGGAAACGATCCATCGGGCACGCATCGTTGAGGTTCGTGTAATCGACGCAAACCCttagtttcccatttttctttggcACTACGATAGGATTGGCGAGCCAAGTTGGATATAAAACCTCTCGAATTGCTCCAGCTGCCAACAGTTGATCTACCTCCATCATTACTGCTTCTACATGTGTCACCGCCGAACGTAAAACCTTTTGCACCACCAGCTTCCTGTTCGGGTCAACGTTCAGCGAATGAGATGCAAACGAGGGGTCTACGCCTGGCATTTCCTGCAGAGTCCAAGCAAATACTTCGATATTCCTCATAAGAAAGTCAAACAGTTCCCACCGCTCAGTTTCGCTCAAAGAGCTGCCGATTAGGAAGTATCGCCCTCCGTCTTCAGTGATTGGCATTTTGACAAGTTCCTCTATTGACCTCTGCTCGGCCGGCAATCCCACATCGTCAAATACTGGGACGTCAGCCATCTCAACACACTGCACCTTCAAGCAAGCCTTGTTGTTGGTAACAGTACTGATGTAGCAATTTTTTGATTGCACCTGATCTCCTCAAAGGGTTTCCTGTCGTCCATTCCACCCTACGAATTTCATAACTTGGTGAAAAGTGGAAGCGACCGCCTGCATCCCGTGAAGCCAAGCCCGTCCGAGGATGACGTTATAGGGGCTCGGCGAGCTTACCACCACGAATTCGACGTCAACGACTGGGGAACCTGCTCGCACGGCTAAGGTTACCAAGTCGAATGGCCAAATCGGAGCACCAGTGAAGCTCACTAGGGGAGTTGATGCCACTCGGAGCTGCGTGGGAAGGAGACCGAGGCTTTTGAAGGTCGAGAAAAACATTACGTCTGCCGAACTTCCTTGGTCAATCAACACTTTCTGGACGGTAGATTTGTCTATTGCCAGGGTAACAACGAGAGCGTCCATGTGAGGAAGTTGGACTCCTTTCAAATCTTCGGATGTAAAGGTTATGGGCCCATTACAGTTCGGATCCTCCCATTTGTGTTTAGCCGAAGCACCAATATTACAAATCGAGAGAGCGGTGACAGCTCTATCGATCTCGGATTGTAGCTCTGGAATTCTCTCTTCGGATACGAGGCCTTGAATGACGCTCACAAGGTTTTCGATGAGCGGTGGGGGAGGAGGCAACGGGTTTTTCCTGGTATCAATCCACGGATTGAGATGCCCG
Coding sequences:
- the LOC131323868 gene encoding uncharacterized protein LOC131323868, whose amino-acid sequence is MNGLDPSSAMFRDLSQNPPKTMGELMTIIEKDYVHEEAVAERKVLKISDSSKMSPAAKKQVANIRENQTSRSMRSNKNDQQSLRQDKREPQPDEYVAEHTAFMVPIYKLLPMGFLGTAGSGPRMCTFHKERGHYTTQCRPFKKYLEELIAAGHLNPWIDTRKNPLPPPPPLIENLVSVIQGLVSEERIPELQSEIDRAVTALSICNIGASAKHKWEDPNCNGPITFTSEDLKGVQLPHMDALVVTLAIDKSTVQKVLIDQGSSADVMFFSTFKSLGLLPTQLRVASTPLVSFTGAPIWPFDLVTLAVRAGSPVVDVEFVVVSSPSPYNVILGRAWLHGMQAVASTFHQVMKFVGWNGRQETL